In Rhodothermus profundi, the genomic stretch TATCTGCTCGCCTCATCGAAGTCATCCCCCAAACGGGCAGGCTGCTGGCCCGGATGTTTCCAGAAGATTTGCTCTACGTCTACACGCTTCCCGAACAGCCATGAAAGCCGAACGCCTGCAACTGATCTTCTCCGGAGACGCAGTCTCCGTCTCCCTTCCCTGAAGACTTTGAAACGCTGCCCGCGTTACCGGATTCCCTCTGGGAACCGCTCCTCCAGGGCGACCACCGGGTAGGCGCGGCTGAGCCCAGAGCCATTCTGGGGGAATTCCTGGATTACCGGTGTGCCTACTGCCGCCAGATACACCCGACACTGGAGGCCCTGCTGGAGGCGTATCCCGACCTGCAGATTATCTACCGACACTATCCGCTGAACCTCAACCGCTCGGCAGCGGCTGCCCGCATTGCCCTCTGCGCCGACGCGCTGGGGTGGTTCGAGCTCATGCACACCCGCCTCTTTAGCGCTCAGCAACTGGATATAGAAAGCCTGCTCTACGATCGCACGGAATCCGAACGGGCCGCCTTCAATTCGTACCTGTATGGCCGGGACACTCCTGTAGACTCTCTGCTATTGCAGGATATTGCGCTGGCACGGCGAGTCGGCGTGACCGGCACGCCCACGTTCTTTTTGAACGGGCGCCGCGTGCCGGTAGGCGTTCCGGCTTCCCAACTCCGAAATTACGTCCACCAGGCGCTGCAGAGCGAAAACCGTCCAGCGCGTCGCTGAACCCTTCAGGCGCTCCGCAGGGTATGCCCTGCCATCAGGCGACAGCACGATCTGCCCGGGTGTTCTGAGAAATGCCCGGAATGCGCAAGTGGTCCAGAATAATGCTATCAGGGCTGGTAGAGCGTGGTTGACCTCGTTTCCTGCCCGCGCAGCAGCCACTGCTCGGCATGCAACAGCGCCTCCAGCGCGCCCCTGTTTCTGGTGATCGACCGCCAGTTCCTCTCGCTCTGCCGACTTCCGCACCGTTACCTTGCGTCCAACGGCAGGATGTTTGTAAGCTTGGGTGCCAGCTTGCTGCGCTGGCCCGAACGAGCCTT encodes the following:
- a CDS encoding DsbA family protein; this encodes MDYRCAYCRQIHPTLEALLEAYPDLQIIYRHYPLNLNRSAAAARIALCADALGWFELMHTRLFSAQQLDIESLLYDRTESERAAFNSYLYGRDTPVDSLLLQDIALARRVGVTGTPTFFLNGRRVPVGVPASQLRNYVHQALQSENRPARR